Below is a window of Enterococcus gilvus ATCC BAA-350 DNA.
TACGATTATTTTCTTTCCAGTTAAAATAGACATTAAATGACACACTCCTAAATAATATAAAAAATAATATGCTCTCATTATGTTGGAAAAAGCTTTGATTGTCAAACTATTTTTTTAATTATCTTAATAGACCTTGATTAAACTATAGGATTATGATAGTTTGATTATCAAATAAAGTATTCATAGAGGTGTAAAATGGAAAAAATTATGAATGTCGAAGAAATTATGGCTGCGATCCCAAATCGTTATCCCATTTACTATTTAGATGCAGTTACAGAGTTTGAAGATGAGAAGCACATTACTGCCGTTAAGAATTTAACGATGAATGAAGACTTTTTCCAAGGGTATTTTCCTGGGGACCCTATCATGCCAGGGACATTGATTGTCGAGGCTCTTGCTCAAGCGGGATCGTTGTTAATATTGAAATCAGCAGCATTCGAGGGGAAAACTGCGTACATCGGGGGAATTAATAAAGCAAACTTTTTAGAATTTGTTCGACCTGGAGACACATTGTTCTTAAACTTTGATATTCAAAAAGTTAAAGGTCCTGTTGGAACCGCGAAAGCATGGGCGACTGTTGAAGAGAAAGTAGTTACTGAATGTGAATTTACATTTATTGTAGGGGACAAAGAGCAAAAAAACAGCTAGAAAAAAACCAAAACCTTTAATAAAAAGGTTTTGGTTTGAAGTGCGCCCCTTAA
It encodes the following:
- the fabZ gene encoding 3-hydroxyacyl-ACP dehydratase FabZ, encoding MEKIMNVEEIMAAIPNRYPIYYLDAVTEFEDEKHITAVKNLTMNEDFFQGYFPGDPIMPGTLIVEALAQAGSLLILKSAAFEGKTAYIGGINKANFLEFVRPGDTLFLNFDIQKVKGPVGTAKAWATVEEKVVTECEFTFIVGDKEQKNS